The DNA window ATGGATTTTAGATAGTGGGGAAGCGAAGATATCGAACGGAAAAGCAGCACAAAAGGAAGAATTTACAAAGGAAAGAGTAGATAGTGTCGTAAAAGAATCATCAACCGAGGCCACAGTTGAAAAAGATGATAATCAAACAGATCTGGAAACGAATGATGACGAAGCAAATACCAACAGAGAAGAAGATAGTATGGTTAGTAATTCGTCTGAAGATATAGAGGATACCAATGTTGAGGAACCACCGGTTATGGAGAATGAAAAGACTGTTTACATCACATTTGATGATGGGCCTAATGAGAATACAGAAGCAATTTTAGAAATTCTTGAGCAATATGGAGCAAAAGCGACTTTTTTTATGGTGGAACCTAACATGAGAAAATATAGCCAGGCCGTGAAAAGTATAGTAGCAGAAGGACATAGTGTCGGATTGCACGGTGTTACTCATGACGTTAATAAATTCTATCAGTCTAGTAAATCTGCTATAAATGAAATGTTAACAGCTCAGTCTACTTTAGAATCAATCACAGGTGTCCATAGTAAGTTGATTCGTGTACCGTATGGTTCTGTTCCTAATATGAAACCAGAATATTTTGAGGCGGTGGACAAAGAAGGCTTTAGATTGTGGGATTGGAATGTTGATAGTGAGG is part of the Bacillus spongiae genome and encodes:
- a CDS encoding polysaccharide deacetylase family protein, translated to MDMDKDKQGTRKKRSRSRLRHNRIVLAGMMVLLLIFSVSWILDSGEAKISNGKAAQKEEFTKERVDSVVKESSTEATVEKDDNQTDLETNDDEANTNREEDSMVSNSSEDIEDTNVEEPPVMENEKTVYITFDDGPNENTEAILEILEQYGAKATFFMVEPNMRKYSQAVKSIVAEGHSVGLHGVTHDVNKFYQSSKSAINEMLTAQSTLESITGVHSKLIRVPYGSVPNMKPEYFEAVDKEGFRLWDWNVDSEDWKFNSGEYIQNVMDQLSSFTSEKQQKVILLHEKQTTLAHLELLLQNLTKQGYRMRALTEQMKPLTFR